In Ascaphus truei isolate aAscTru1 chromosome 7, aAscTru1.hap1, whole genome shotgun sequence, one genomic interval encodes:
- the IL6R gene encoding interleukin-6 receptor subunit alpha isoform X3, translating to MVGAAAQSWTCFLHALLLSVVSCAETRESPCPKPEDLEMPVLWCYLRHPASNIRCEWRPQKKLPLSSQATLVVQKGFESSPVTKSCSYVSSAQKFNCRLEHREGDGEKYIVSLCVTSRTDRKISNVTVTDGNRLLQPDPPMNVTVTPMERAPRRLTVSWRYPSSWSRSYYTLRFQIQYRAENSRELSMGLTLSTSYLIEDAWMGRKHLVLVRAQEEYQHGSWSAWSSEARGTPWAEPYLPESRPTQASSEYDPDLYENSLSHEEYSPSTAADGEVPSQPLVSSSVPRYPLFIAGFCLGLGLCLFMGMAARHRGRWWRRIVAGGKFKSLFLPHTEGGRTEPLSSETLLMTPCPSPTGDKTSMYAAATGGHVSTGPNP from the exons ATGGTGGGAGCTGCAGCCCAGAGTTGGACTTGTTTTCTGCATGCTCTCCTGCTGTCTGTCGTATCATGTGCGGAGACCCGGGAATCCCCATGCCCCAAACCAG AGGATCTAGAGATGCCTGTACTCTGGTGTTATCTCAGGCATCCTGCCAGTAACATCCGCTGCGAGTGGAGACCCCAGAAGAAGCTGCCCCTGTCATCACAGGCTACCCTCGTTGTGCAGAAGGG GTTTGAATCCAGCCCTGTGACTAAGTCCTGCTCCTACGTGAGCTCGGCACAGAAGTTTAACTGTCGCCTGGAacacagagagggagatggggagaaatacattgtgtctctgtgtgtgaccaGCCGCACTGACCGCAAGATCAGCAACGTCACTGTGACTGACGGAAACAGACTAT TGCAGCCAGATCCGCCTATgaatgtgacagtgacccccaTGGAAAGGGCCCCCAGGAGGCTGACTGTGTCATGGAGGTACCCCTCCTCCTGGAGCCGCTCATACTACACCCTGCGCTTCCAAATCCAGTACCGGGCAGAAAACTCAAGGGAGCTGTCCATG GGGCTAACGTTGAGTACCTCGTACCTTATTGAAGATGCCTGGATGGGCAGGAAGCATTTGGTCCTAGTAAGAGCACAAGAGGAGTATCAGCACGGATCCTGGAGCGCCTGGAGCAGCGAGGCGAGGGGTACCCCATGGGCAG AGCCGTATTTGCCGGAGTCTCGTCCAACACAG GCTTCCAGCGAGTACGATCCTGACTTGTATGAGAACAGCCTCTCGCATGAGGAATACAGCCCTAGCACCGCTGCAGATG gtGAGGTTCCCTCCCAGCCTCTCGTATCCTCCAGCGTCCCACGCTACCCTCTCTTTATAGCAGGCTTCTGCCTGGGTCTGGGCCTCTGTTTATTCATGGGGATGGCAGCGAG GCACCGTGGGAGATGGTGGCGCAGAATTGTGGCAGGTGGTAAATTCAAAAGCCTGTTCCTGCCACACACAGAAGGGGGCAGAACTGAGCCTCTCTCTAGTGAAACCCTTCTCATGACGCCCTGCCCCTCACCCACTGGAGACAAGACCTCTATGTATGCAGCAGCCACTGGAGGCCACGTGAGCACAGGTCCGAATCCCTGA
- the IL6R gene encoding interleukin-6 receptor subunit alpha isoform X1, with protein sequence MVGAAAQSWTCFLHALLLSVVSCAETRESPCPKPVISPNSEIVPLGFDVTLTCPGSNGTVSWSRQSRALSLKHPNRTVTGGSLHLKSVKYKDVDNYTCSRDGHGQRTVQLLVREDLEMPVLWCYLRHPASNIRCEWRPQKKLPLSSQATLVVQKGFESSPVTKSCSYVSSAQKFNCRLEHREGDGEKYIVSLCVTSRTDRKISNVTVTDGNRLLQPDPPMNVTVTPMERAPRRLTVSWRYPSSWSRSYYTLRFQIQYRAENSRELSMGLTLSTSYLIEDAWMGRKHLVLVRAQEEYQHGSWSAWSSEARGTPWAEPYLPESRPTQASSEYDPDLYENSLSHEEYSPSTAADGEVPSQPLVSSSVPRYPLFIAGFCLGLGLCLFMGMAARHRGRWWRRIVAGGKFKSLFLPHTEGGRTEPLSSETLLMTPCPSPTGDKTSMYAAATGGHVSTGPNP encoded by the exons ATGGTGGGAGCTGCAGCCCAGAGTTGGACTTGTTTTCTGCATGCTCTCCTGCTGTCTGTCGTATCATGTGCGGAGACCCGGGAATCCCCATGCCCCAAACCAG TGATCTCTCCGAACAGTGAGATTGTCCCTCTGGGCTTCGATGTGACCCTGACATGCCCAGGTAGTAATGGCACTGTGTCCTGGAGCCGTCAGAGCAGAGCTCTATCCTTGAAACATCCCAACAGGACAGTGACTGGAGGAAGCCTGCACCTGAAATCTGTCAAATACAAGGAtgtggataattacacatgttccAGGGATGGGCACGGCCAGCGGACTGTGCAGCTCTTGGTGAGGG AGGATCTAGAGATGCCTGTACTCTGGTGTTATCTCAGGCATCCTGCCAGTAACATCCGCTGCGAGTGGAGACCCCAGAAGAAGCTGCCCCTGTCATCACAGGCTACCCTCGTTGTGCAGAAGGG GTTTGAATCCAGCCCTGTGACTAAGTCCTGCTCCTACGTGAGCTCGGCACAGAAGTTTAACTGTCGCCTGGAacacagagagggagatggggagaaatacattgtgtctctgtgtgtgaccaGCCGCACTGACCGCAAGATCAGCAACGTCACTGTGACTGACGGAAACAGACTAT TGCAGCCAGATCCGCCTATgaatgtgacagtgacccccaTGGAAAGGGCCCCCAGGAGGCTGACTGTGTCATGGAGGTACCCCTCCTCCTGGAGCCGCTCATACTACACCCTGCGCTTCCAAATCCAGTACCGGGCAGAAAACTCAAGGGAGCTGTCCATG GGGCTAACGTTGAGTACCTCGTACCTTATTGAAGATGCCTGGATGGGCAGGAAGCATTTGGTCCTAGTAAGAGCACAAGAGGAGTATCAGCACGGATCCTGGAGCGCCTGGAGCAGCGAGGCGAGGGGTACCCCATGGGCAG AGCCGTATTTGCCGGAGTCTCGTCCAACACAG GCTTCCAGCGAGTACGATCCTGACTTGTATGAGAACAGCCTCTCGCATGAGGAATACAGCCCTAGCACCGCTGCAGATG gtGAGGTTCCCTCCCAGCCTCTCGTATCCTCCAGCGTCCCACGCTACCCTCTCTTTATAGCAGGCTTCTGCCTGGGTCTGGGCCTCTGTTTATTCATGGGGATGGCAGCGAG GCACCGTGGGAGATGGTGGCGCAGAATTGTGGCAGGTGGTAAATTCAAAAGCCTGTTCCTGCCACACACAGAAGGGGGCAGAACTGAGCCTCTCTCTAGTGAAACCCTTCTCATGACGCCCTGCCCCTCACCCACTGGAGACAAGACCTCTATGTATGCAGCAGCCACTGGAGGCCACGTGAGCACAGGTCCGAATCCCTGA
- the IL6R gene encoding interleukin-6 receptor subunit alpha isoform X2 has product MVGAAAQSWTCFLHALLLSVVSCAETRESPCPKPVISPNSEIVPLGFDVTLTCPGSNGTVSWSRQSRALSLKHPNRTVTGGSLHLKSVKYKDVDNYTCSRDGHGQRTVQLLVREDLEMPVLWCYLRHPASNIRCEWRPQKKLPLSSQATLVVQKGFESSPVTKSCSYVSSAQKFNCRLEHREGDGEKYIVSLCVTSRTDRKISNVTVTDGNRLLQPDPPMNVTVTPMERAPRRLTVSWRYPSSWSRSYYTLRFQIQYRAENSRELSMGLTLSTSYLIEDAWMGRKHLVLVRAQEEYQHGSWSAWSSEARGTPWAEPYLPESRPTQASSEYDPDLYENSLSHEEYSPSTAADGEQALSPSPCPACDRDKPCNRLLSLSLCRHRGRWWRRIVAGGKFKSLFLPHTEGGRTEPLSSETLLMTPCPSPTGDKTSMYAAATGGHVSTGPNP; this is encoded by the exons ATGGTGGGAGCTGCAGCCCAGAGTTGGACTTGTTTTCTGCATGCTCTCCTGCTGTCTGTCGTATCATGTGCGGAGACCCGGGAATCCCCATGCCCCAAACCAG TGATCTCTCCGAACAGTGAGATTGTCCCTCTGGGCTTCGATGTGACCCTGACATGCCCAGGTAGTAATGGCACTGTGTCCTGGAGCCGTCAGAGCAGAGCTCTATCCTTGAAACATCCCAACAGGACAGTGACTGGAGGAAGCCTGCACCTGAAATCTGTCAAATACAAGGAtgtggataattacacatgttccAGGGATGGGCACGGCCAGCGGACTGTGCAGCTCTTGGTGAGGG AGGATCTAGAGATGCCTGTACTCTGGTGTTATCTCAGGCATCCTGCCAGTAACATCCGCTGCGAGTGGAGACCCCAGAAGAAGCTGCCCCTGTCATCACAGGCTACCCTCGTTGTGCAGAAGGG GTTTGAATCCAGCCCTGTGACTAAGTCCTGCTCCTACGTGAGCTCGGCACAGAAGTTTAACTGTCGCCTGGAacacagagagggagatggggagaaatacattgtgtctctgtgtgtgaccaGCCGCACTGACCGCAAGATCAGCAACGTCACTGTGACTGACGGAAACAGACTAT TGCAGCCAGATCCGCCTATgaatgtgacagtgacccccaTGGAAAGGGCCCCCAGGAGGCTGACTGTGTCATGGAGGTACCCCTCCTCCTGGAGCCGCTCATACTACACCCTGCGCTTCCAAATCCAGTACCGGGCAGAAAACTCAAGGGAGCTGTCCATG GGGCTAACGTTGAGTACCTCGTACCTTATTGAAGATGCCTGGATGGGCAGGAAGCATTTGGTCCTAGTAAGAGCACAAGAGGAGTATCAGCACGGATCCTGGAGCGCCTGGAGCAGCGAGGCGAGGGGTACCCCATGGGCAG AGCCGTATTTGCCGGAGTCTCGTCCAACACAG GCTTCCAGCGAGTACGATCCTGACTTGTATGAGAACAGCCTCTCGCATGAGGAATACAGCCCTAGCACCGCTGCAGATGGTGAGCAGGCGTTATCACCCAGTCCTTGTCCTGCTTGTGACCGGGATAAACCTTGTAACCGgctcctgtctctttctctctgcag GCACCGTGGGAGATGGTGGCGCAGAATTGTGGCAGGTGGTAAATTCAAAAGCCTGTTCCTGCCACACACAGAAGGGGGCAGAACTGAGCCTCTCTCTAGTGAAACCCTTCTCATGACGCCCTGCCCCTCACCCACTGGAGACAAGACCTCTATGTATGCAGCAGCCACTGGAGGCCACGTGAGCACAGGTCCGAATCCCTGA